In a genomic window of Micromonospora cremea:
- a CDS encoding MaoC family dehydratase, whose product MSRYDNIDALLERVGQPLGTTGWHLVDQARINAIADTTGDHQWIHVDEKRAAAESPFQTTIAHGMLTLSLCATFLSELVKVDGVRLVINAGLNKVRLRAPVPVGSRVRGVATLLETRRMAAGGRVVVQMRVEVEGEIKPVCVADWVLVFHE is encoded by the coding sequence GTGAGCCGATACGACAACATCGACGCCCTGCTCGAGCGCGTCGGCCAGCCGCTCGGCACAACCGGATGGCACCTCGTCGACCAGGCCCGGATCAACGCGATCGCCGACACCACCGGAGACCACCAGTGGATACACGTCGACGAGAAGCGGGCGGCGGCGGAGAGCCCGTTCCAGACGACAATTGCGCACGGCATGCTCACGCTTTCCCTCTGCGCCACCTTTCTGTCCGAACTGGTCAAGGTCGACGGCGTCCGCCTGGTCATCAATGCCGGGCTGAACAAGGTGCGCCTGCGCGCTCCGGTTCCGGTCGGCTCACGGGTGCGCGGCGTCGCGACCCTCTTGGAGACCCGCCGGATGGCTGCCGGAGGCCGGGTAGTCGTGCAGATGCGAGTGGAGGTCGAGGGCGAGATCAAACCGGTCTGTGTCGCCGATTGGGTCCTGGTGTTCCATGAGTGA
- a CDS encoding VOC family protein, producing MTPDQYASVRYLVDDVQTAVDFYTTHLGFTLNTSAAPAFADVVRGPLRLLLSGPASSGARATPEDATTAGRNRIHLIIDDLDAEIDRLHSTGLSFRSDVVTGPGGRQILLTDPAGNLIELFQPAHRPGPPSPAAL from the coding sequence GTGACACCCGACCAGTACGCCAGCGTCCGCTACCTCGTTGATGACGTCCAGACGGCCGTGGACTTCTACACCACCCATCTCGGCTTTACCCTGAACACCAGCGCCGCGCCCGCCTTCGCAGACGTGGTGCGCGGCCCGTTGCGGCTGCTGCTGTCCGGGCCAGCCAGCTCGGGCGCCCGCGCCACCCCCGAAGACGCGACTACCGCCGGACGCAACCGCATCCATCTGATCATCGACGACCTGGATGCCGAGATCGACCGACTGCACAGCACGGGACTGTCGTTCCGCAGCGACGTGGTTACTGGTCCCGGCGGCCGCCAAATCCTGCTCACCGACCCCGCCGGCAACCTCATCGAACTGTTCCAACCCGCCCACCGGCCGGGTCCACCCTCACCGGCCGCACTCTGA
- a CDS encoding ArsR family transcriptional regulator, which yields MRLAAHPLRWRLLTELADSDYRVRELVTLIGEPQNLVSYHLRLLRDGGLVTATRSSFDGRDSYYHLNLDRCADALAESGSALHPALRRERAPRIPLVDLRRSPRVGVLFVCTGNGARSPIAEALLRHRAGGQVEVASAGSRPKPQLHPNAVRLLRDEFGIDIIGQRPRHLDTVTGRRFDYVISLCDKAREACPDFPDHPRRVHWSVSDPATAGDTDQASYPAFQQTAADIDTRIRHLLPVLAAARRSRRFSSDTRPVRQRPLPR from the coding sequence GTGCGCTTGGCGGCCCATCCGCTGCGGTGGCGGCTGCTGACCGAACTCGCCGACAGCGACTACCGGGTCCGGGAGTTGGTGACGCTGATAGGTGAGCCGCAGAACCTGGTCTCCTACCATCTGCGGCTGCTGCGTGACGGCGGGCTGGTCACCGCCACGCGCAGCAGCTTCGACGGCCGCGACAGCTACTACCACCTGAATCTGGACCGCTGCGCAGATGCGCTGGCCGAATCCGGCTCCGCACTGCACCCGGCGCTGCGCCGGGAGCGTGCGCCGCGAATACCTCTGGTCGACCTGCGGCGCTCGCCCCGCGTCGGCGTGCTGTTCGTGTGCACTGGCAACGGCGCGCGCTCACCGATCGCCGAGGCCCTGCTACGGCACCGCGCCGGCGGCCAGGTCGAGGTGGCCAGCGCCGGCAGCCGGCCCAAGCCCCAGCTTCATCCCAACGCCGTACGCCTGCTGCGCGACGAGTTCGGCATCGACATCATCGGCCAGCGCCCCCGGCACTTGGACACGGTGACCGGCCGCCGGTTCGACTACGTGATCAGCTTATGCGACAAGGCCCGCGAGGCCTGCCCTGACTTTCCGGACCATCCTCGGCGGGTGCACTGGAGCGTCTCCGACCCCGCCACGGCCGGCGACACCGACCAAGCCAGCTACCCCGCCTTCCAGCAGACCGCGGCCGACATCGACACCCGCATCAGACACCTGCTGCCAGTCCTCGCCGCCGCCCGCCGTTCAAGGAGATTCAGCAGTGACACCCGACCAGTACGCCAGCGTCCGCTACCTCGTTGA
- a CDS encoding haloacid dehalogenase-like hydrolase, which produces MRAPSADTVIFDLDGVLLRGDAFGLFMRRIAFAGARLPLAVVLLILLAPVVAIPAYRPQAARWMSRIGLLGRSAEQLRAELGRFGADLGEEPERIIAPGLRVIRAHLAAGDRVVVVTACEHTLARAVLDAIGLAEVELVASHIRGPKLIVHNYGATKMAQLAAQGVTPPWRVAYSDSLSDLPILGAAQQAVLVNANARQVARARRLLGARLTTVTWTGGHLSREEKASGPVS; this is translated from the coding sequence ATGAGAGCGCCTTCCGCCGACACCGTCATCTTCGATCTCGACGGCGTACTGCTGCGCGGGGACGCATTCGGGCTTTTCATGCGACGCATTGCCTTCGCGGGTGCTCGACTGCCGCTCGCCGTCGTCCTGCTCATTCTCCTCGCACCCGTCGTCGCCATTCCCGCCTATCGTCCGCAGGCGGCGCGGTGGATGAGCCGGATCGGCTTGTTGGGCCGAAGCGCGGAACAGTTGCGGGCGGAACTCGGGCGTTTCGGCGCGGACCTCGGTGAAGAGCCAGAGCGGATCATCGCGCCCGGTCTGCGGGTGATCCGTGCCCACCTCGCCGCAGGCGACCGGGTCGTCGTGGTCACCGCGTGCGAGCACACCCTAGCGCGCGCGGTGCTCGACGCGATCGGCCTCGCCGAGGTCGAGCTCGTGGCCTCGCACATCCGCGGGCCGAAGCTGATTGTGCATAACTACGGGGCGACCAAGATGGCGCAGCTCGCCGCCCAGGGGGTGACGCCGCCCTGGCGGGTGGCCTACAGCGACTCGCTGTCGGATCTGCCCATCCTTGGCGCTGCGCAGCAGGCAGTGCTGGTCAACGCGAACGCGCGTCAGGTCGCCAGGGCGCGGCGGCTACTCGGTGCCCGGCTGACCACCGTAACCTGGACGGGTGGCCACCTCTCCCGAGAGGAGAAGGCATCGGGACCGGTCAGTTGA